From Natrinema amylolyticum, the proteins below share one genomic window:
- a CDS encoding acyl-CoA mutase large subunit family protein: MYDDEDLEEIRDAGEQWEEETLEPTLERRGERRERFATVSNHEVDRLYTPDDVSDLDYLEDLGFPGEEPYTRGPYPTMYRGRTWTMRQFAGFGTAEETNERFHYLIDEGQTGLSVAFDMPSLMGLDSDDPMSEGEIGKEGVAVDTLRDMEILFDGIDLEEISTSFTINPSAPVIYAMYIALADRRGVPREKLRGTLQNDMFKEFIAQKEWVIPPDPSLDLVTDVLEFSTAETPKFHPISVSGYHIREAGSTAVQELAFTLADGFGYAEDAMDRGLDVDEFAPRLSFFFNCHNSFFEEIAKFRAARRIYARVMDDWYGAEADESKRLKFHTQTAGQSLTAQQPLNNVARVTIQALAGVLGGTQSLHTNSFDEALALPGEKAVRVALRTQQIIADESGAADIVDPMGGSFAVETLTNEIEERTMRYIEEIREMGDGSVRDGILNGIEDGYFLREIQDASYEYQERVERGEEVVVGVNKYTLEEDTSPDILQIDETTAERQLGRLEDVKADRDDAAVEAALEALREASERGENTMPYIVDAVKAYATMGEIMGVFEDLYGAYSENLGLA, encoded by the coding sequence ATGTACGACGATGAGGATCTCGAGGAGATTCGCGACGCGGGCGAGCAGTGGGAGGAAGAGACCCTCGAGCCGACCCTCGAGCGCCGCGGCGAGCGACGGGAGCGGTTCGCGACGGTATCGAACCACGAGGTCGACCGGCTCTACACCCCCGACGACGTTTCGGATCTCGACTACCTCGAGGACTTGGGATTCCCGGGCGAGGAACCCTACACGCGGGGGCCGTACCCGACGATGTACCGCGGGCGGACGTGGACGATGCGCCAGTTCGCCGGCTTCGGAACGGCGGAGGAGACCAACGAGCGTTTTCACTACCTGATCGACGAGGGTCAGACCGGCCTCTCCGTCGCGTTCGATATGCCCTCCCTGATGGGGCTCGATTCGGACGATCCGATGAGCGAGGGCGAGATCGGCAAGGAGGGCGTCGCGGTCGACACGCTTCGAGACATGGAGATCCTCTTCGACGGGATCGACTTGGAGGAAATTTCGACGTCCTTTACGATCAACCCCTCCGCGCCGGTGATCTACGCGATGTACATCGCGCTGGCCGACCGGCGGGGCGTGCCTCGCGAGAAGCTGCGCGGGACCCTCCAGAACGACATGTTCAAGGAGTTCATCGCTCAGAAGGAGTGGGTGATCCCGCCGGATCCGTCGCTCGATCTCGTGACGGACGTCCTCGAGTTCAGTACGGCCGAGACGCCGAAGTTCCACCCGATCTCGGTCTCGGGCTATCACATCCGCGAGGCGGGTTCGACGGCGGTCCAGGAGCTCGCCTTCACCCTCGCGGACGGCTTCGGCTACGCCGAGGACGCGATGGATCGGGGGCTCGACGTCGACGAGTTCGCGCCGCGGCTCTCCTTTTTCTTCAACTGCCACAACTCCTTCTTCGAGGAAATCGCGAAGTTCCGGGCAGCGCGCCGGATCTACGCGCGGGTGATGGACGACTGGTACGGCGCGGAGGCCGACGAGTCCAAGCGACTCAAGTTCCACACCCAGACCGCGGGCCAGTCACTGACGGCCCAGCAGCCGCTGAACAACGTCGCTCGGGTGACGATTCAGGCGCTGGCCGGCGTCCTCGGGGGCACCCAGTCGCTGCACACCAACAGCTTCGACGAGGCGCTCGCCCTGCCCGGCGAGAAGGCCGTTCGAGTCGCACTGCGGACCCAGCAGATCATCGCCGACGAGTCCGGCGCGGCGGACATCGTCGACCCCATGGGCGGCTCCTTCGCCGTCGAGACGCTCACGAACGAGATCGAGGAGCGGACGATGCGCTACATCGAGGAGATCCGGGAGATGGGCGACGGCTCGGTCCGCGACGGCATTCTCAACGGAATCGAGGACGGCTACTTCCTCCGGGAGATCCAGGACGCGTCCTACGAGTACCAGGAACGCGTCGAGCGCGGCGAGGAGGTCGTCGTCGGCGTCAACAAGTACACGCTCGAGGAGGACACCAGCCCCGACATCCTCCAGATCGACGAGACCACGGCCGAACGGCAGCTCGGCCGGCTCGAGGACGTGAAGGCGGACCGAGACGACGCGGCCGTCGAGGCGGCGCTCGAGGCGCTTCGCGAGGCCAGCGAGCGCGGCGAGAACACGATGCCGTATATCGTCGACGCAGTGAAGGCCTACGCGACGATGGGCGAGATCATGGGCGTCTTCGAGGACCTGTACGGAGCGTACAGCGAGAACCTCGGACTGGCGTAA
- a CDS encoding CBS domain-containing protein yields the protein MEVVSDRTKPKVKDYMTRDVATVSPDETVGEVATRIAESEEHSGFPVCERRRVEGFISARDLLLAEDDDPIFKVMATELLVAHPDMKVNDAARVILRSGIQKLPVVDDAGNLVGIISNADVIRSQIERATPEKVGKLMRTLEQIHEIDLTEERRTVPLTELTPTQGRVYADELEGRRYELERGLAEPLVVIDNGGTLLLADGHHRVLAADRLNIDEMDAYVIVIDHEIDLGMARTAEKEGLERIDDIDVVDYARHPLVQTTKRLQSDGGDADGDEAE from the coding sequence ATGGAGGTCGTGTCGGACCGAACGAAGCCCAAGGTCAAAGACTACATGACGCGCGACGTAGCGACGGTCTCGCCCGACGAGACCGTCGGCGAGGTCGCGACGCGGATCGCCGAGAGCGAGGAACACAGCGGCTTTCCCGTCTGCGAGCGACGCCGCGTGGAGGGCTTCATCAGCGCCCGTGACTTGCTGCTCGCCGAGGACGACGATCCGATTTTCAAGGTCATGGCGACGGAACTGCTCGTCGCCCACCCCGACATGAAGGTGAACGACGCCGCACGCGTCATCCTTCGATCGGGTATCCAGAAACTGCCCGTCGTCGACGACGCGGGCAACCTGGTGGGAATCATCTCCAACGCCGACGTCATCCGCAGTCAGATCGAACGCGCGACCCCCGAGAAGGTCGGCAAACTGATGCGGACCCTAGAGCAGATCCACGAAATCGACCTGACGGAGGAGCGCCGGACCGTCCCGCTCACAGAGCTCACCCCCACGCAGGGCCGGGTCTACGCCGACGAACTCGAGGGGCGACGCTACGAACTCGAGCGCGGACTCGCCGAACCGCTGGTGGTCATCGACAACGGCGGCACGCTCCTGTTGGCGGACGGCCACCACCGCGTGCTGGCCGCCGATCGGCTGAACATCGACGAGATGGACGCCTACGTGATCGTCATCGATCACGAGATCGATCTCGGGATGGCGCGCACGGCCGAAAAGGAGGGACTCGAGCGAATCGACGACATCGACGTCGTCGACTACGCGCGCCATCCGCTGGTCCAGACGACCAAGCGGCTCCAGTCGGACGGCGGGGATGCGGACGGAGACGAGGCCGAGTAA
- a CDS encoding urea ABC transporter substrate-binding protein, which translates to MTDRSLSRRDVLAGGAAGALTSIGGCVQNGGLLGIQSGADAPTVAILEDRSRDFALTGTAKYRTTKLAIEEINRDGGILGREVDVFAPDPQSDNMRYQDLTRHAIYKEDVDALWAGYSSATREAIRPLINDHEQLYFYTTQYEGGVCDKTVFPLGATARQQLGAVVPYLIEEYGDRIYTIAADYNFGQLSGDWVKLIADEHDAEVVGEEYIPLGETQFGSTINNIQASDADFVMSMLVGQNHSSFYEQRAASGLEIPIGSSTTMAQGYEHLRLDPPALSDMYVGVNYMEELPTDRNADFVERYYERWDDAEYLNQEAQNNYFSVYMYKEAVERAGTFDQDAVIAELESGIEIEAPEGDIRLDPKTHHMVHNMRVGHADENHELTFDEEQQIEPSFLQDVGCDLPNDPERTQYEPQDVYGGI; encoded by the coding sequence GTGACCGACCGGTCACTCTCCCGCCGCGACGTCCTCGCAGGCGGGGCCGCCGGCGCGCTCACATCGATCGGCGGCTGCGTCCAGAACGGGGGGCTCCTCGGCATCCAGTCGGGAGCGGACGCGCCGACCGTCGCCATCCTCGAGGACAGATCGCGGGACTTCGCCCTGACGGGGACGGCCAAGTACCGCACGACGAAGCTCGCGATCGAGGAGATCAACCGGGACGGCGGTATCCTCGGCCGAGAGGTCGACGTGTTCGCGCCCGACCCGCAGTCCGATAATATGCGCTATCAGGACCTCACCCGCCACGCGATCTACAAGGAGGACGTCGACGCGCTCTGGGCGGGCTACTCGAGCGCGACTCGAGAGGCGATCCGCCCGCTGATCAACGATCACGAACAGTTGTATTTCTATACGACGCAGTACGAGGGCGGCGTCTGCGATAAGACGGTGTTTCCCCTCGGCGCGACGGCCCGCCAGCAGCTGGGTGCCGTCGTCCCGTACCTGATCGAGGAGTACGGCGACCGAATCTACACGATCGCCGCGGACTACAACTTCGGACAGCTCTCGGGTGACTGGGTAAAACTCATCGCGGACGAACACGACGCCGAGGTCGTCGGCGAGGAGTACATTCCGCTGGGCGAGACCCAGTTCGGGTCGACGATCAACAACATCCAGGCGTCGGACGCCGACTTCGTGATGTCGATGCTCGTCGGGCAGAACCACAGCTCGTTCTACGAGCAGCGGGCCGCGAGCGGCCTCGAGATCCCGATCGGCTCCTCGACGACGATGGCACAGGGGTACGAACACCTGCGGCTCGATCCGCCAGCGCTGTCCGACATGTACGTCGGCGTCAACTACATGGAAGAGCTACCGACCGATCGCAACGCGGACTTCGTCGAGCGCTACTACGAGCGCTGGGACGACGCCGAGTACCTCAATCAGGAGGCCCAGAACAACTATTTCTCGGTCTACATGTACAAGGAAGCGGTCGAGCGCGCCGGGACGTTCGACCAGGACGCCGTCATCGCGGAACTCGAGTCGGGCATCGAGATCGAGGCTCCGGAGGGTGACATCAGGCTGGATCCGAAGACACACCACATGGTACATAACATGCGCGTCGGCCACGCCGACGAGAATCACGAGTTGACCTTCGACGAGGAACAGCAGATCGAACCGTCGTTCCTGCAGGACGTCGGCTGCGACCTGCCGAATGACCCCGAACGGACCCAGTACGAACCACAAGACGTCTACGGAGGGATCTGA
- a CDS encoding ABC transporter permease subunit, whose amino-acid sequence MSTGSSDRGLLAGLRRPFEGPNTMGNSPAFWLGFVAAVALLAAAPVLFGQYAAATGAVFLAYALLGMSLCFIWGYCGILSFGQVAFFGIGGYTFGVVAINVASFSGPTLGLLAALLASTGFAAALGYFMFYGGVRDVYVTILTLVVTLVLYTFMGQTAGGEWAIGDARLGGFNGMSGVPDLGLGVGSTGLEIGIVAHYYVTLGALVATYLGLRALVNGRFGYAMVATREDETRTEMFGYNTTFIKLTVFTIGGAIAGLAGVLFTAQNNYIDPSVFGITAAALPVVWASVGGRTSLLGTVSAALTIQVVDYWLALSGSEWALVFIGVLLVVVVLLMPEGIAPRLRTMLVEYRSTPEPTDPPAAAEEVSD is encoded by the coding sequence ATGAGCACCGGCTCGTCCGATCGGGGCCTCTTGGCAGGGCTCCGGCGACCGTTCGAGGGGCCGAACACGATGGGGAACTCGCCCGCGTTCTGGCTCGGGTTCGTGGCCGCCGTCGCCCTACTCGCGGCCGCACCGGTCCTCTTCGGCCAGTACGCCGCCGCGACCGGGGCAGTGTTCCTCGCGTACGCGCTGCTCGGCATGAGCCTCTGTTTCATCTGGGGCTACTGTGGCATCCTCAGCTTCGGACAGGTGGCCTTCTTCGGCATCGGCGGCTACACCTTCGGCGTCGTCGCGATCAACGTCGCGTCGTTCTCGGGGCCCACCCTGGGACTGCTCGCGGCGCTGCTCGCCTCGACCGGCTTCGCCGCCGCGCTCGGGTACTTCATGTTCTACGGCGGGGTTCGGGACGTCTACGTGACGATCCTCACGCTCGTCGTGACGCTGGTCCTGTACACGTTCATGGGCCAGACCGCGGGCGGCGAGTGGGCGATCGGCGACGCCCGTCTCGGCGGGTTCAACGGTATGAGCGGCGTGCCGGATCTCGGCCTCGGCGTCGGTTCGACGGGCCTCGAGATCGGGATCGTCGCGCACTACTACGTCACGCTCGGCGCGCTCGTCGCGACCTACCTCGGGCTCCGCGCGCTCGTCAACGGCCGGTTCGGCTACGCGATGGTCGCGACCCGCGAGGACGAGACCAGGACCGAGATGTTCGGCTACAACACGACGTTCATCAAGCTGACCGTGTTCACTATCGGCGGCGCGATCGCCGGCCTCGCCGGCGTGTTGTTCACCGCGCAGAACAACTACATCGATCCGAGCGTCTTCGGCATTACCGCCGCGGCGCTGCCAGTCGTCTGGGCCAGCGTCGGCGGCCGCACGTCGCTGCTCGGGACCGTCAGCGCCGCGCTGACCATTCAGGTCGTCGACTACTGGCTGGCCCTCTCGGGCAGCGAGTGGGCGCTGGTCTTCATCGGCGTCCTGCTGGTCGTCGTCGTCCTGCTGATGCCCGAAGGGATCGCACCGCGGCTCCGAACGATGCTCGTCGAGTACCGGTCGACGCCGGAGCCGACCGATCCGCCCGCGGCGGCCGAGGAGGTGAGCGACTGA
- a CDS encoding ABC transporter ATP-binding protein: MLDITDLRVSYGKTPILRDVDVSVDDGEIVGIMGKNGVGKTTLVKAVMGLLEADDGAITFDGEDVTDASADVRARHGMGYIPQGRDVFPELTVEENLRMGETINEGNDDLQYEAVYDYFPILEERRDQDAGTMSGGQQQMLAIGRALVGNPDLLLLDEPSEGVQPSIVQDITRDLQRVNEELGTTICFVEQNLHVVQHLAERCYAIDKGTIVDELDADRLESREAVTEYLAV, translated from the coding sequence ATGCTCGATATTACCGACCTACGCGTCTCGTACGGCAAGACACCGATCCTCCGCGACGTCGACGTGAGCGTCGACGACGGAGAGATCGTCGGCATCATGGGGAAAAACGGCGTCGGCAAAACGACGCTCGTCAAGGCCGTCATGGGGCTGCTCGAGGCCGATGACGGCGCGATAACCTTCGACGGGGAGGACGTCACCGATGCCTCGGCGGACGTCCGCGCTCGCCACGGGATGGGCTACATTCCGCAGGGACGGGACGTCTTCCCCGAGTTGACCGTCGAAGAGAACTTGCGGATGGGTGAGACGATCAACGAGGGCAACGACGACCTCCAGTACGAGGCCGTCTACGATTACTTCCCCATCCTCGAGGAGCGACGGGACCAGGACGCGGGGACGATGAGCGGCGGCCAACAGCAGATGCTCGCGATCGGCCGCGCGCTGGTCGGGAACCCGGACCTCCTCCTGCTGGACGAACCGTCCGAGGGCGTCCAGCCGTCGATCGTCCAGGACATCACCCGCGACCTGCAGCGAGTCAACGAGGAGTTGGGGACGACGATCTGCTTCGTTGAACAGAACCTTCACGTCGTCCAGCACCTCGCCGAGCGCTGCTACGCCATCGACAAGGGAACGATCGTCGACGAACTCGACGCCGACCGACTCGAGTCGAGAGAGGCCGTGACGGAGTATCTGGCCGTCTAA
- a CDS encoding urease subunit beta: protein MSDIVPGELLPADEPVTINEDRPTATVTVENTGDRPVQVGSHFHFFEVNPGLAFDRETAYGTRLDIPAGTAIRFEPGVEREVDLVDIGGDRIVRGMGGLVDGDLDDEDVKATAMERAREQGYLAEESQ from the coding sequence ATGAGCGATATCGTTCCGGGCGAACTACTCCCGGCCGACGAGCCGGTGACGATAAACGAGGACCGGCCGACGGCGACGGTCACGGTTGAAAACACCGGTGATCGCCCCGTGCAGGTCGGCTCGCACTTTCACTTCTTCGAGGTCAACCCCGGCCTCGCGTTCGACCGCGAAACCGCCTACGGAACCCGACTGGACATTCCGGCGGGGACGGCGATCCGATTCGAGCCAGGAGTCGAACGCGAGGTTGACCTCGTCGATATCGGCGGCGATCGGATCGTCCGCGGGATGGGCGGACTGGTCGACGGCGACCTCGACGACGAGGACGTGAAAGCGACCGCGATGGAGCGCGCTCGAGAGCAGGGGTATCTCGCGGAGGAATCGCAATGA
- the ureC gene encoding urease subunit alpha produces the protein MSRELPREEYTELFGPTEGDRLRLGDTNLLAKVETDHTVLGEEAVFGGGKTMRDGMGMQSGTTQAEGALDWAFTNVVIIDPVLGVRKGDIGVRNGKIVGVGKAGNPDTMDGVDMVIGPSTDTIPADGLIATPGALDIHVHFNSPQLVEHALGSGVTTMLGGGFGGGATTCTPGPRNIQRFLQAAEDWPVNVGFYGKGNSSEPEALREQIEAGAAGLKLHEDWGSTPAAIDTCLEVADEEDVQVCIHTDTLNESGFVEDTFDAIDGRAIHTFHIEGAGGGHAPDVLELIGHEHMLPSSTNPSMPYTENTFDEHLDMVMVCHHLNPDVPEDVAFAESRIRAETLGAEDVLHDTGAISMMTSDSQAMGRMAEVISRTWQTAHKMKAQRGPLEADEGTDADNARIQRYVAKYTINPAITAGIDDYVGSLEPGKLADIALWDPAFFGVKPKAVIKGGFPVWSQMGEANGSLMTCEPVIGRERAGAQGRAKHGLSVSFVSEAAYENDVGDAYDLKTPVRPVSDTREVRKSDMVHNDHCPDDIEIDAQTFEVEVDDEHVTCDPADEIPLAQRYLL, from the coding sequence ATGAGTCGCGAGCTCCCGCGCGAGGAGTACACCGAACTGTTCGGCCCGACCGAGGGTGATCGGCTCCGGCTGGGCGATACGAACCTGCTGGCGAAGGTCGAGACCGACCACACCGTCCTCGGAGAGGAAGCTGTCTTCGGCGGCGGCAAGACCATGCGCGACGGGATGGGCATGCAATCGGGTACGACGCAGGCCGAGGGGGCGCTCGACTGGGCCTTTACGAACGTCGTGATCATCGATCCCGTGCTGGGCGTCCGGAAGGGCGATATCGGCGTCCGCAACGGGAAGATCGTCGGCGTCGGCAAGGCGGGCAACCCCGACACGATGGACGGCGTCGACATGGTGATCGGCCCGAGCACGGACACGATTCCGGCGGACGGGCTGATCGCGACGCCCGGCGCGCTCGACATTCACGTCCACTTCAACAGCCCGCAGTTGGTCGAACACGCCCTCGGTTCCGGCGTCACGACCATGCTCGGCGGCGGCTTCGGCGGCGGTGCGACGACGTGTACCCCGGGCCCGCGGAACATCCAGCGATTCCTGCAGGCCGCCGAAGACTGGCCCGTCAACGTCGGGTTCTACGGCAAGGGCAACAGCAGCGAGCCCGAAGCGCTCCGTGAACAGATCGAGGCGGGCGCGGCCGGGCTCAAACTCCACGAGGACTGGGGCTCGACCCCCGCCGCGATCGATACCTGCCTCGAGGTGGCCGACGAGGAGGACGTGCAGGTCTGCATCCACACGGATACCTTAAACGAGTCGGGCTTCGTCGAGGACACCTTCGACGCCATCGACGGCCGGGCGATCCACACGTTCCACATCGAGGGCGCGGGCGGCGGCCACGCGCCCGACGTGCTCGAGTTGATCGGCCACGAGCACATGCTGCCGTCATCGACGAACCCGTCGATGCCCTACACCGAGAACACGTTCGACGAGCACCTCGACATGGTGATGGTCTGCCATCACTTGAACCCCGACGTCCCCGAGGACGTGGCCTTCGCCGAGTCGCGCATTCGCGCGGAGACGCTGGGCGCGGAGGACGTGCTCCACGACACCGGTGCCATCTCGATGATGACCTCCGACTCCCAGGCGATGGGTCGCATGGCGGAGGTCATCAGCCGGACGTGGCAGACCGCCCACAAGATGAAGGCCCAGCGCGGCCCGCTCGAGGCCGACGAGGGGACCGACGCGGACAACGCTCGTATCCAGCGCTACGTCGCCAAGTACACGATCAACCCTGCGATCACCGCGGGCATCGACGACTACGTCGGCTCGCTCGAGCCGGGCAAGCTGGCGGACATCGCGCTGTGGGATCCGGCCTTCTTCGGCGTCAAGCCGAAGGCGGTCATCAAGGGCGGGTTCCCGGTCTGGTCCCAGATGGGCGAGGCCAACGGCTCGCTGATGACCTGCGAACCGGTCATCGGTCGCGAACGCGCCGGCGCGCAGGGCCGGGCGAAACACGGGCTCTCGGTATCGTTCGTCAGCGAGGCCGCCTACGAGAACGACGTCGGCGATGCCTACGACCTGAAGACGCCCGTTCGGCCCGTCAGCGACACCCGCGAGGTCCGGAAATCGGACATGGTCCACAACGACCACTGTCCGGACGACATCGAGATCGACGCCCAGACGTTCGAGGTCGAAGTGGACGACGAACACGTCACCTGCGACCCGGCCGACGAAATCCCGCTCGCACAGCGATACCTGCT
- the urtB gene encoding urea ABC transporter, permease protein UrtB: MAATELLGLGFEFVEIFAFIVLATVGLAVIFGMMGIINLAHGEFILVGAYATTFAVAAGVPLALAIALGVLATTAFGLVLERFIIRRLYGRLLDSMVVTWGISIVVIQLVRIVFGNSAPGIGIPFGEVSAVDAPTYYFVLAVIAVSVLAGLYALFMWTDFGVRARATMQDEATARSMGVDTERMYTATFGIGSALAGLTGALYAPVLTVTPEYGSTFLVEAFVTVVVGGSSVLVGTILASGFLGSVNAAVTNVAGTFMGQVAMLVAAIVAIRLMPDGITGLLEDVRQKWGESE, encoded by the coding sequence ATGGCCGCGACCGAACTCCTCGGACTCGGCTTCGAGTTCGTCGAAATCTTCGCGTTCATCGTCCTCGCGACGGTCGGGCTCGCGGTCATCTTCGGGATGATGGGGATCATCAACCTCGCTCACGGCGAGTTCATCCTCGTCGGTGCCTACGCGACGACGTTCGCCGTCGCCGCCGGCGTCCCGCTCGCGCTGGCAATCGCGCTCGGCGTCCTCGCGACGACCGCCTTCGGACTCGTCCTCGAGCGCTTCATCATCCGCCGGCTCTACGGCCGGCTGCTCGACTCGATGGTCGTCACCTGGGGGATCTCCATCGTGGTGATCCAGCTGGTCCGCATCGTCTTCGGCAACTCCGCGCCAGGGATCGGCATCCCCTTCGGCGAGGTGAGCGCCGTCGACGCGCCGACCTACTACTTCGTGCTCGCCGTGATCGCCGTCTCGGTGCTGGCCGGGCTCTACGCCCTGTTCATGTGGACCGACTTCGGCGTCCGCGCACGCGCGACCATGCAGGACGAGGCGACCGCCCGCAGCATGGGCGTTGACACGGAACGCATGTACACGGCGACGTTCGGCATCGGCTCCGCGCTCGCGGGGCTGACGGGCGCGCTGTACGCGCCGGTGTTGACGGTCACGCCCGAGTACGGCTCGACGTTCCTCGTCGAGGCGTTCGTCACCGTCGTCGTCGGCGGCTCGAGCGTCCTCGTCGGAACGATCCTCGCCAGCGGTTTCCTCGGGTCGGTCAACGCCGCGGTGACGAACGTCGCCGGGACGTTCATGGGACAGGTCGCGATGCTCGTCGCCGCGATCGTCGCCATTCGGCTGATGCCCGACGGGATCACCGGCTTGCTCGAAGACGTCCGACAGAAATGGGGTGAGAGCGAATGA
- a CDS encoding NAD(P)-binding oxidoreductase, which yields MAGSPTPDRVLVAGASGATGEELLSVLRPTDLSVRATTRSYASVDALERHGADEVVIADFFESADAIAAVEGCDIVYCALGSPPSLRHLTGGKLVDRTGVINLITAAIAADVSYFVLQSAIGVGNSKGGLSLPARLLIRGALRAKRDAETALRHSGLGYTIVRPGKLTDRPPSGEVVVGEGGDSVSGSIPRADVARVMAASPFTPDARNRTVEVVSRNGLSSTPNNRVDIDWADDLLAAGHEHNRV from the coding sequence ATGGCTGGATCACCAACACCCGACCGCGTTCTCGTCGCCGGTGCCAGCGGGGCGACCGGCGAGGAGTTGCTCTCCGTCCTGCGACCGACTGATCTCTCCGTTCGCGCGACCACGCGGTCGTACGCGAGCGTCGACGCGCTCGAGCGCCACGGTGCCGACGAGGTCGTCATCGCGGATTTCTTCGAGTCGGCCGACGCCATCGCTGCGGTCGAGGGCTGTGACATCGTCTACTGTGCGCTCGGGTCACCGCCGAGCCTGCGTCATCTGACCGGCGGCAAGTTGGTCGATCGAACCGGCGTCATCAATCTCATCACTGCTGCCATCGCGGCTGACGTTTCCTATTTCGTCCTCCAGAGTGCGATCGGCGTCGGGAACTCGAAAGGGGGGCTCTCGCTGCCGGCGCGGCTACTGATTCGGGGGGCGTTGCGGGCCAAACGAGACGCCGAGACGGCGCTTCGTCACTCGGGGTTGGGGTATACGATCGTTCGGCCGGGGAAACTGACGGACCGACCGCCGAGCGGCGAGGTCGTGGTCGGCGAGGGCGGCGATTCCGTCTCCGGATCGATCCCGCGGGCCGACGTGGCGCGGGTAATGGCTGCGTCGCCGTTCACGCCCGATGCACGCAACCGAACCGTCGAAGTCGTCAGTCGGAACGGATTGTCGAGTACGCCGAACAACCGCGTCGACATCGACTGGGCCGATGACCTCCTCGCGGCCGGCCACGAACACAACCGAGTATAA
- a CDS encoding ABC transporter ATP-binding protein, translating into MGISDPTVKTTQAVDETGEGSSRILQTRDLRKEFGGLTATDDVDFAIEEGELRCLIGPNGAGKSTFLNLITGQLEPTAGSIYYDGTEITGLPSHERVDRGISMKFQVPSLYEDLTVRQNLRIPLQRIVESDAFESRTRELLAQFDLLAEIDDTAANLSHGQQQRLEIAMAMALEPKLMLLDEPVAGLSVEETAEIADLLRTIQDEEGVAFIVIEHDIDFVETIADRVTVLDQGEIFTEGSIEEVKADPEVKRIYLGEDT; encoded by the coding sequence ATGGGGATCAGCGATCCGACCGTCAAGACCACGCAGGCCGTCGACGAGACCGGCGAGGGGTCCTCCCGAATCCTCCAGACCCGCGACCTGCGCAAGGAGTTCGGCGGCCTCACCGCGACCGACGACGTCGACTTCGCCATCGAAGAAGGGGAACTGCGCTGTCTCATCGGCCCGAACGGGGCCGGCAAGAGCACGTTCCTCAACCTGATCACGGGGCAACTCGAGCCCACCGCGGGCTCGATCTACTACGACGGGACCGAGATCACGGGGCTGCCCTCGCACGAACGCGTCGACCGCGGGATCAGCATGAAGTTCCAGGTGCCGAGCCTCTACGAGGACCTCACCGTGCGCCAGAACCTGCGGATCCCGCTGCAACGCATCGTCGAGTCCGACGCGTTCGAATCGCGGACCCGCGAACTCCTCGCACAGTTCGATCTGCTGGCCGAAATCGACGACACCGCCGCGAACCTGTCTCACGGCCAGCAACAGCGCCTCGAGATCGCGATGGCGATGGCCCTCGAGCCGAAACTCATGTTGCTCGACGAGCCGGTCGCCGGCCTCTCCGTCGAGGAGACGGCCGAAATCGCGGACCTACTGCGGACGATTCAGGACGAGGAGGGCGTGGCGTTCATCGTCATCGAACACGACATCGACTTCGTCGAAACGATCGCCGACCGCGTGACTGTCCTCGATCAGGGCGAGATCTTCACCGAAGGCTCGATCGAGGAGGTCAAAGCCGATCCGGAGGTCAAGCGGATCTACCTGGGAGAGGATACCTAA
- a CDS encoding DUF7520 family protein — protein MLDARTIAGRRAVVALAIALVTATAAFGALLGATLPARTGLEEITVRSIVVPVSPVTLAVYGAVAVGALLVMLGLVVVGLSRFDDAT, from the coding sequence GTGCTCGATGCTCGAACCATAGCGGGACGGCGGGCCGTCGTCGCCCTCGCCATCGCGCTCGTCACTGCGACCGCCGCCTTCGGCGCGCTGCTCGGTGCGACCCTGCCCGCCCGGACCGGCCTCGAGGAGATCACTGTCCGTTCGATCGTAGTCCCCGTCTCGCCGGTTACGCTCGCCGTCTACGGTGCTGTTGCCGTGGGCGCGCTGTTGGTGATGCTTGGACTCGTCGTCGTCGGTCTCTCTCGGTTCGATGATGCAACGTGA